A genomic stretch from Mastacembelus armatus chromosome 7, fMasArm1.2, whole genome shotgun sequence includes:
- the commd7 gene encoding COMM domain-containing protein 7: protein MQLHFTKDVLPESVSTDFHNLNKLNEQQFLHLTEILFQFLLEPKETERFMQQLTQFAGEHGMSAGPLRNLMKSVLLVPQGALKKNMTAEQIKEDLVTLGLNKDKSAHFSQQWAKHSAALTRLAVGQTLMVNQLVDMEWKFGVTVGTSEIQKVGNIFLQLKLVVRKGNSIENVYMELTLPQFYNFLHEMERAKASMECFS, encoded by the exons ATGCAGCTTCACTTCACTAAAGATGTTTTACCGGAGTCCGTCAGCACAGACTTTCACAACCTTAACAAACTCAACGAGCAG cAATTTCTTCATCTGACTGAAATTCTGTTCCAGTTCCTGCTTGAACCTAAAGAG ACTGAGAGGTTTATGCAGCAGCTCACGCAGTTTGCAGGGGAACATGGGATGAGTGCTGGTCCTCTGAGGAACCTGATGAAGAGTGTCCTCCTTGTGCCACAGG GAGCCCTGAAGAAAAATATGACAGCTGAGCAGATCAAAGAAGACCTTGTGACATTAG GATTAAATAAGGACAAGTCAGCTCATTTTTCACAGCAG TGGGCGAAGCACTCTGCAGCACTGACGAGGCTTGCTGTGGGACAGACTCTCATGGTGAACCAGCTGGTTGATATGGAGTGGAAGTTTGGCG TGACAGTCGGCACCAGTGAGATTCAGAAAGTGGGCAATATCTTTCTCCAG TTGAAACTAGTGGTCAGAAAGGGGAATTCCATAGAAAACGTCTACATGG AATTGACACTGCCTCAATTTTACAACTTCCTACATGAGATGGAGAGAGCCAAAGCCAGCATGGAGTGTttcagctga